The Sulfolobus acidocaldarius DSM 639 genome has a window encoding:
- a CDS encoding DUF1614 domain-containing protein: MANRIIVFFPVRGITAILYVFLALFLFIISLSYFTYLFRLIGLSHGLAFVFSSLLTIFSFLFSSVNIVVKEVQRERELVPEVDVVYVFGIPLPVTRLSIKPRKTLIAINVGGCLIPLIISILLIYFAFHNLHNIILLVVDVIILIAASKYFSKVMEGVGVVMNPLIPPIIAGIFSVLLFLHNPYLVPISAYISSVFGTLIGADLLNIRSILEANPQIVSIGGMGTFDGIFLSGLFSIIIGELLLALII, encoded by the coding sequence ATGGCTAATAGAATTATAGTCTTCTTTCCGGTCAGGGGAATTACAGCGATTCTTTACGTATTCCTCGCCTTATTTCTGTTCATTATCTCACTTAGCTACTTCACCTATTTATTTAGACTAATAGGACTGTCCCATGGATTAGCATTCGTTTTCTCTTCTTTATTAACAATCTTCAGCTTTTTATTCAGCTCCGTGAATATTGTTGTCAAAGAGGTTCAAAGGGAAAGAGAGCTAGTACCAGAAGTAGATGTAGTTTATGTATTTGGAATCCCTCTTCCTGTTACAAGATTGTCCATAAAGCCTAGGAAAACATTGATAGCAATTAATGTTGGAGGATGCCTAATTCCCCTAATAATCTCCATTCTATTAATATACTTTGCTTTCCATAATTTACACAACATAATACTTCTCGTTGTAGATGTTATAATCCTGATTGCAGCATCAAAATACTTTTCAAAAGTCATGGAAGGTGTAGGAGTAGTTATGAATCCTTTAATTCCGCCAATTATCGCAGGGATTTTCAGCGTTTTACTCTTTCTACATAACCCTTATCTAGTTCCTATATCGGCATATATCAGTAGTGTATTTGGCACACTAATTGGGGCAGATTTACTTAATATAAGAAGTATATTAGAAGCCAACCCTCAAATTGTGAGTATAGGAGGAATGGGAACATTTGATGGAATATTCCTATCAGGCTTATTCTCTATAATTATAGGAGAACTCCTTTTAGCCCTAATTATCTAA
- the cobM gene encoding precorrin-4 C(11)-methyltransferase yields MKKGKVVFIGAGPGDPELITVRAKNVIEDADVVLYAGSLVNPQVLKWARKDAEIVNTASLTLEEITDIMIKKANEGKLIARLKSGDFSIYGALIEEIWALQDAGIPYELVPGITAAIATASVLGIELTLPKISQTVIITRASGAVPMEGSIKDYAPFLMKGASMAIYTGVQLIDKVVRELKEGGVPDDMPVIVVYKATWPEQKILKGTVGDIAQKVKAEKLTKDSMIIVGKVADPNRYKDQIRSSVYDPSHAHSFRPKKKVVDEA; encoded by the coding sequence ATGAAAAAGGGTAAAGTTGTTTTCATAGGTGCAGGTCCCGGAGATCCTGAACTTATTACTGTAAGAGCTAAAAACGTTATAGAGGACGCTGATGTAGTACTTTACGCTGGATCATTAGTTAATCCTCAAGTATTAAAGTGGGCTAGGAAGGACGCTGAAATAGTAAATACAGCAAGCTTAACTTTGGAGGAGATAACTGATATAATGATAAAGAAAGCCAACGAGGGAAAGTTAATAGCTAGGTTAAAATCCGGAGACTTTTCCATATATGGCGCCCTTATAGAGGAGATTTGGGCTCTGCAAGATGCAGGAATACCTTATGAATTAGTTCCCGGGATAACTGCTGCAATAGCAACCGCAAGTGTTCTAGGTATTGAGTTAACCTTACCTAAGATTTCACAAACAGTTATTATCACAAGAGCTTCCGGTGCAGTTCCTATGGAGGGTTCAATAAAAGACTATGCACCCTTTCTTATGAAAGGTGCTTCAATGGCAATATATACAGGTGTTCAACTCATAGATAAGGTAGTTAGGGAACTGAAAGAGGGAGGAGTACCTGACGATATGCCAGTAATTGTAGTATACAAAGCAACGTGGCCTGAGCAGAAGATACTCAAAGGAACAGTTGGTGATATAGCTCAGAAAGTTAAGGCTGAAAAGTTGACGAAGGACAGTATGATTATTGTGGGTAAGGTTGCAGATCCAAACAGATATAAGGATCAAATAAGGTCTAGTGTGTACGATCCTTCCCATGCACATTCATTTAGACCGAAAAAGAAAGTAGTTGATGAAGCATAA
- a CDS encoding cobalt-factor II C(20)-methyltransferase, with protein sequence MRQLYVIGLGPGDPNLITVRGSEILSKAEVVFVPYSTGTNRSLALSIVEKYSKAEIVTLGFPMKKDVDPKDLERIGEEICSKSKSLSAFVTLGDPSLYSTFFRVSNYLGCFNSVEIVPGVSSITACASKAFMPLALRNEAIAIIPADRLDLISKVKQDFETIIVLKGNENLDKISEELKDDYDLLYARRCYLDGEKVIPWSENEYDKDYFSMLICKVRNNEKG encoded by the coding sequence ATGAGACAGTTGTATGTTATAGGTTTAGGTCCTGGAGATCCAAATCTGATAACTGTAAGGGGTTCGGAAATTCTAAGTAAAGCTGAGGTCGTTTTTGTGCCCTATTCAACTGGCACTAACAGGAGCTTAGCCTTGAGTATAGTGGAGAAGTACAGTAAGGCAGAGATAGTCACTTTGGGTTTTCCAATGAAAAAGGACGTTGACCCAAAGGATTTGGAAAGAATAGGAGAGGAAATTTGTAGTAAATCTAAGTCTCTCTCGGCTTTTGTTACTCTTGGAGACCCCTCCCTATACAGTACATTTTTTAGGGTAAGTAATTATCTTGGATGTTTTAATAGTGTTGAGATTGTCCCCGGTGTTTCGTCTATAACTGCATGTGCTTCAAAGGCTTTCATGCCTTTAGCCTTAAGAAATGAGGCTATAGCAATTATTCCCGCTGACCGATTAGATCTGATTTCAAAGGTTAAACAGGACTTTGAGACCATCATAGTATTGAAGGGTAATGAGAACTTGGACAAAATATCGGAGGAACTTAAAGACGACTATGATCTTCTGTATGCAAGGAGGTGTTATTTAGACGGGGAGAAGGTTATACCGTGGAGTGAAAATGAGTACGATAAAGATTATTTTTCAATGTTGATATGTAAGGTGAGAAATAATGAAAAAGGGTAA